A stretch of the Neofelis nebulosa isolate mNeoNeb1 chromosome 1, mNeoNeb1.pri, whole genome shotgun sequence genome encodes the following:
- the RHOBTB3 gene encoding rho-related BTB domain-containing protein 3 isoform X3 produces the protein MSIHIVALGNEGDAFHQDNRPSGLIRTYLGRSPLVSGDESSLLLNATSTVARPVFTEYQASAFGNVKLVVHDCPVWDIFDSDWYTSRNLIGSADIIVIKYNVNDKFSFHEVKDNYIPVIKRALNSVPVIIAAVGTRQNEELPCTCPLCTSDRGSCVSTTEGIQLAKELGATYLELHSLDDFYIGKYFGGVLEYFMIQALNQKTSEKMKKRKMSNSFHGVRPPQLEQPEKMPVLKAEASHYNSDLNNLLFCCQCVDVVFYNPDLKEVAEAHKIVLCAVSHVFMLLFNVKSPADIQDSSIIRTTQDLFAINRDTAFPGASQDSPGNPPLRVIVKDALFCSCLSDILRFIYSGAFQWEELEEDIRKKLKDSGDVSNVIEKVKCILKTPGKINCLRNCKTYQARKPLWFYNTSLKFFLNKPMLADVVFEIQGTTVPAHRAILVARCEVMAAMFNGNYMEAKSVLIPVYGVSKETFLSFLEYLYTDSCCPERTSGGGAERERERERERERERDRI, from the exons AT GTCCATTCACATCGTGGCGCTCGGGAACGAGGGGGACGCGTTTCACCAGGACAATCGGCCGTCGGGGCTCATCCGCACTTACCTGGGGAGAAGCCCGCTGGTCTCGGGGGACGAAAGCAGCTTGTTGCTGAACGCCACCAGTACGGTCGCACGTCCCGTGTTCACCGAGTATCAGGCCAGCGCGTTTGGGAATGTCAAGCTGGTGGTCCACGACTGCCCCGTCTGG GACATTTTTGACAGTGATTGGTATACCTCTAGAAATCTAATTGGGAGTGCTGACATCATTGTGATCAAATACAACGTAAATGACAAGTTTTCATTCCACGAAGTAAAGGATAATTATATTCCAGTGATTAAAAGGGCATTAAATTCAGTTCCAGTAATCATTGCTGCTGTTGGCACCAGACAAAATg aagaaTTACCGTGTACATGCCCACTGTGTACCTCAGACAGAGGGAGCTGTGTCAGTACAACCGAAGGGATCCAACTTGCTAAAGAACTAGGAGCCACCTATCTTGAACTACACAGCCTTGATGACTTCTACATAGGAAAGTATTTTGGAGGAGTG TTGGAGTATTTTATGATTCAAGCCTTAAATCAGAAGACaagtgaaaaaatgaagaaaaggaaaatgagcaaCTCGTTTCATGGAGTTAGACCACCTCAGCTTGAACAACCAG aaaaaatgcCTGTCTTAAAGGCTGAAGCATCGCATTATAACTCTGATTTAAATAATTTGCTGTTCTGCTGCCAGTGTGTGGACGTGGTATTTTACAACCCAGATTTAAAGGAAGTTGCCGAGGCCCACAAGATTGTTCTCTGTGCCGTAAGCCATGTTTTCATGCTGCTTTTCAATGTGAAGAGTCCCGCTGACATTCAGGATTCCAGTATCATCCGTACCACCCAGGACCTCTTTGCCATAAACAGAGATACTGCATTTCCAGGTGCTAGCCAGGATTCTCCGGGCAACCCACCATTACGTGTCATCGTTAAAGACGCCCTCTTCTGTTCTTGTTTATCGGACATTCTGCGCTTCATTTATTCAG GTGCTTTTCAGTGGGAAGAATTGGAAGAAGATAtcaggaagaaattgaaagatTCTGGGGATGTTTCAAATGTAATCGAGAAAgttaaatgcattttgaaaacaCCAGGAAAG ATAAATTGTCTAAGGAATTGCAAAACTTATCAAGCCAGAAAACCTCTGTGGTTTTATAACACTTCCCTGAAGTTTTTCCTTAATAAACCAATGCTTGCTGATGTTGTCTTTGAAATACAAG GTACAACAGTGCCAGCCCACAGGGCCATCCTGGTGGCCCGTTGTGAAGTGATGGCAGCTATGTTTAATGGGAATTACATGGAAGCAAAGAGTGTTCTGATTCCAGTTTAtggagtttccaaagagactttcttGTCATTCTTAGAATATCTATACACAGACTCCTGTTGCCCAG